In a single window of the Gossypium hirsutum isolate 1008001.06 chromosome A13, Gossypium_hirsutum_v2.1, whole genome shotgun sequence genome:
- the LOC107894409 gene encoding probable cellulose synthase A catalytic subunit 5 [UDP-forming] produces the protein MQVSCGLVVGTHNSNELLVIRRHGDDSSPKTGEHLIGQTCNICGDEVGLATEGELFVACNECAFPICRVCYDYERKEGNQTCPRCKTRFKRLKGCPRVEGDEEEDEIDDLDNEFSFEGSNNEQHHFVVHRGPQLSLLSNGHKDLTAYGYGSVAWKETWKQETGKLQLKNSYNGCNDVFPDDLDLPSRDEARQPLSRKFGIRSSQINPYRMIIIIRLVVVGVFFHYRVKHPVEDAYALWLVSVICETCFALQWILEQFPKWHPINRETYLDRLSLRYEEEGQPSQLAHIDLFVTTVDPLKESPLVTANTVLSILAVDYPADKLSRYVSDNGASLLTFEALFETSEFARKWVPFCNKFNVEPRAPEWYFSRKVDYFKDKILPSFVMERRAMKREYEEFKIRINTLVAKAQKAPKDGWIMQDGTPWPGNNTHHHPGMIQVFLGQGGRHDADGNELPRLVYVSREKGPSFNHHKKAEALNALVRVSAVLTNAPYLLNLDYNHYINNSKALKEAMCFMMDPLSGKRVCFVQFSQRFDDIDNHDQYANRNPILFYVNMKGLDGIQGPIYTGTGCVLRRVALYGYDAPKPKKPPTRTCNCWHKWCCGFLCLRRKKKQRLNKVPKTVIQTRHTKQGDEEALPLMSATMEAVEEGALEKMFGQSPVFIASTLVENGETFNGASLASRLRKAIHVIGCGYEDKTEWGKEVGWIYGSVTENILTGFKMHSHGWRSVHCFPARLAFKGFGSVNLEDHLQEVQRWALGSIEIFLSRHCPIWYGYGGGLKLLERIAYINVVVYPWTSIPLLAYCTLPAVCLFTGKFIIPELSSAGSLWLLSLFICIFATNILEMKWNGISINEWWRNEKLWVIGAVSAQLFAVFQGLLKIMTGINTNSSLTSKVEGDNGDFSQLWDLKWTTLLIPPTTLLIINIVGVIAGIAKAINNGYDSWGPFFGKFFFAFWVIVHLYPLLKGLTGRQSRAPTIVVVWSVLLASIFIFVWVRLDPFFPESDGPSLVECGLDCK, from the exons ATGCAAGTGAGTTGTGGTTTAGTTGTTGGCACTCACAACTCCAACGAGCTTCTAGTTATTCGTCGCCATGGGGACGACTCTTCA CCAAAGACGGGGGAACATTTAATCGGCCAAACATGCAACATATGCGGAGATGAAGTTGGACTAGCAACTGAGGGAGAGTTGTTCGTGGCCTGCAATGAGTGTGCCTTCCCTATTTGTCGTGTTTGCTATGACTACGAGCGCAAGGAAGGGAACCAGACGTGCCCTCGGTGTAAAACCAGATTCAAACGTCTCAAAG GCTGTCCTAGAGTGGAaggagatgaagaagaagatgaaattgATGACTTAGACAATGAGTTCAGTTTCGAGGGATCCAACAATGAGCAGCACCATTTTGTTGTTCATAGGGGGCCGCAACTTTCCCTTCTCAGTAATGGTCACAAG GATTTAACAGCTTATGGCTATGGAAGTGTTGCTTGGAAGGAGACATGGAAACAAGAAACAGGAAAATTACAGCTGAAGAATTCGTATAATGGTTGCAATGATGTCTTTCCTGATGACCTTGATTTACCTTC AAGGGATGAAGCTAGGCAACCATTGTCAAGAAAGTTTGGAATCCGATCGAGCCAAATCAACCCATACCGGATGATCATCATAATTCGACTTGTAGTTGTTGGAGTTTTCTTCCACTATCGAGTGAAGCACCCAGTTGAGGATGCCTACGCTTTATGGCTCGTATCTGTCATCTGTGAAACATGCTTTGCACTTCAATGGATTCTTGAACAGTTCCCAAAATGGCATCCAATCAACAGGGAAACTTATCTCGATAGATTATCCCTGAG aTATGAGGAGGAGGGGCAACCTTCACAACTTGCTCATATTGACCTATTTGTAACCACAGTTGATCCATTAAAAGAATCACCTTTGGTGACTGCAAATACAGTTCTTTCCATACTTGCTGTGGATTACCCGGCTGATAAGCTCTCACGTTATGTTTCTGACAATGGTGCTTCCCTGCTAACATTTGAAGCATTGTTCGAAACATCTGAATTTGCAAGAAAATGGGTACCATTTTGCAACAAGTTTAACGTTGAACCGAGGGCACCCGAGTGGTATTTTTCTCGAAAGGTAGATTATTTCAAAGACAAGATTTTACCATCGTTTGTAATGGAAAGAAGAGCAATGAAG AGAGAGTATGAAGAGTTCAAAATTCGAATCAATACATTGGTTGCCAAGGCTCAAAAGGCTCCAAAAGATGGGTGGATCATGCAGGATGGAACTCCTTGGCCTGGGAACAATACTCATCATCATCCCGGAATGATTCAGGTTTTTCTTGGACAAGGGGGAAGACATGACGCAGATGGCAATGAATTGCCACGCTTGGTATATGTTTCTAGAGAAAAAGGACCTAGTTTTAATCACCATAAAAAGGCTGAAGCTTTGAATGCTTTG GTAAGAGTCTCTGCAGTGCTCACAAATGCACCGTATCTCTTAAATTTGGATTACAATCACTACATCAACAATAGCAAGGCTCTTAAAGAGGCAATGTGTTTCATGATGGATCCATTGTCAGGAAAAAGAGTATGTTTTGTTCAATTCTCCCAGCGGTTCGATGACATTGATAACCATGATCAATATGCCAATAGAAACcccatattattttat GTTAATATGAAAGGTTTGGATGGCATTCAAGGTCCTATATATACTGGTACTGGATGTGTATTGAGAAGAGTAGCACTTTATGGCTATGATGCTCCGAAACCAAAGAAGCCACCTACAAGAACATGCAACTGTTGGCATAAATGGTGTTGTGGATTTTTGTGCttaagaaggaagaagaagcagCGGCTTAATAAGGTACCAAAGACCGTGATTCAAACAAGACATACTAAACAAGGTGATGAAGAAGCTTTACCACTCATGTCTGCTACTATGGAGGCCGTCGAAGAAGGGGCGCTCGAAAAGATGTTTGGTCAGTCCCCTGTTTTTATCGCATCAACCTTGGTAGAAAATGGTGAAACATTCAATGGAGCTAGCCTTGCATCTCGGCTTAGAAAAGCCATCCATGTCATCGGTTGTGGCTATGAAGATAAAACCGAGTGGGGAAAAGAG GTTGGATGGATATATGGGTCGGTTACAGAGAATATATTAACAGGATTTAAAATGCATAGCCATGGGTGGCGATCTGTACATTGTTTTCCTGCTAGGCTTGCATTTAAGGGATTTGGTTCAGTCAACCTTGAGGATCATCTGCAAGAGGTTCAGCGATGGGCGCTTGGATCGATTGAAATATTCTTAAGTAGGCATTGCCCTATTTGGTATGGCTATGGAGGTGGTCTCAAGTTGTTGGAACGTATTGCGTACATAAATGTAGTCGTATATCCATGGACCTCTATTCCTCTTCTTGCATATTGTACACTTCCTGCTGTCTGCTTGTTCACAGGCAAATTCATCATTCCAGAG CTCAGCAGTGCTGGAAGCTTGTGGCTCTTGTCGCTTTTCATATGTATTTTCGCAACAAACATCCTGGAAATGAAATGGAATGGAATCAGCATTAACGAATGGTGGAGAAATGAAAAACTTTGGGTGATCGGAGCCGTTTCAGCTCAACTGTTTGCCGTATTCCAAGGGCTTTTGAAGATTATGACTGGTATTAACACTAACTCCAGTTTAACTTCAAAGGTAGAAGGCGACAATGGAGATTTCTCCCAACTGTGGGACTTAAAATGGACGACATTGCTCATCCCACCTACAACGTTGCTTATAATAAACATCGTAGGAGTTATTGCTGGTATCGCAAAGGCAATCAACAATGGGTATGATTCATGGGGACCATTTTTTGGGAAGTTTTTCTTTGCTTTCTGGGTCATTGTTCATCTTTATCCCTTGCTAAAGGGTTTGACAGGGCGACAAAGCAGGGCGCCTACCATTGTTGTTGTTTGGTCGGTTTTGTTAGCTTCGATTTTTATATTTGTGTGGGTTCGGTTGGATCCGTTCTTTCCCGAATCAGATGGTCCGTCTCTTGTGGAATGTGGGTTGGACTGTAAATGA